One Gemmatimonadota bacterium genomic window, TCGCCGTCGTGGTCGAAATCCGCCCGCGAAGCGTACACAGGCGAATTCGACCCGGTAGAATCGAAGGTCTGGACCAGGACGTAGGTCCCGTCTCCCGCGTTGTGATACACCCGGGACAGTCCGACTTCGGCCACGTGCAGATCCGCGTCCCCGTCGTTGTCGAAATCCCCCGTTGTCAGCCGGTAGTTCGAACCCGCGTCTTCACCGGTCCACGGGTTCGAGCCGGCCTCCCAGCCACGCTCGCGGTTGTGAATGACGGCCAGCCCATCCGGGCCTGCCAGCACCATGTCTAGTCGGCCGTCCCCGTCCAGGTCCGGCAGCGCCAGGTCCGTCCATCCGTCCTCGGCAGGAAGTAAAGCGCTTATCGATTCGTCGCCCGCATCTACGAAATTCATGTCGACCAGGGTGTCCGCGGTCACGACGGCGAGGTCAGGCGGCGCCGTCCGGAAATCGTAGAGCGGGGGCGACTGTTGCGATGGATCCCCCAGGCGGTCCCGCGACGCCCGGTAGGCCGGGTCCACCACGAGCAGGTTGCCCAGGATGCCCGCGCTGGAACCGGCCTCGGCCGTGTCACGGCGGTTCAGCGCGTCCATGGTTCGGTCCAGCCAGATCCGAATGTCAGCCGGAACGGGGACGAGCAACCGGCTCATTCGTTCGTACCCGGCCGAGGCTTCCTGTAACCGGCCCATTCGAACCAGGGTTTCGTTCAACTCGACGAGCACGGCCAGGTTGTCCGGTTCGTATTCAAGCATGGCCTGCAGTTCGCCAAGCGTGTCTTCGTCCCGGTGAGCCGGTCCCCGCAGCCTTCTCATTTCCGTGAGGTACTTGTACCGGAGCGCCACGTCGCGCCTGTTCTGGTCGACGGCGCGGGCGAGAATGGACAAAGCGCGTTCGCGGTCGCCCAGGGCCGCCACGATGTCGGACTGGATGGAAAGGACGGCGCCGTCCCCCGGGGCGAGATCCACTGCCCGGTCGATGGTCGCACCGGCCGTCCGGTAATCCCGAAGCTTCAGAAGTGCCAGGGCCCGGTTCGCGTGGCCGAGCGGTTCTCCGGGCGCCAACCCGGCGACCGCCTCGAAGGAACCCGCCGCGCCTTCCAGATCGTTCCGATACAGGTAGGCCAGCCCCGTGTTCTTCTCCGACAGGGCTTCCACCCACACGTCGCGGGAGGGAGGCGTATCACCGCATCCCGCGAGCAGGCATATGGCCAGAGATATCGCAATTGTGCCCGTAGGCATTCGCATCCGCGCCGCCTCGATTCGGGGAGGGTTAATACCTGTTGATGGCCGTGAGTTCGCTGCTTCCGTCCGGGGCCACGCGTTTCACGGCGATGGCGATCCGGTTTTCCCTGTCGAGAGCGTTCCAGTACGTCCGCATGACTTCCTCCGCACCGCCTGCCAGGGGCATGGCCAGGGGATCGCCCGAAAATCCCGGCAACGGATTCCCGTCCCCCGCATACGTCGTCAGGCACAGTCCGAGACCGGGCGGCGGTGGCGACGGGCGGTAGGTCGCCCGGTCGGTCCGGGCGGGATCGACCGGATTCGCCTTGAGTATGTTAAGGGTAACGGTGGGCGGCCCTGACAGGTCCAGCATGCCGCTGATGCGCGGCGTGTAGTTCGGGGCGTCGGGCTCACGCTCCCGGGTGGCCAGGGCGTCGTCGAAGGTTCCGCCGTTTCTCAACGCGTCGTAAATGGTCTGCGACTGGTCGCCGTTGGCGATGATGTATATACCCGACAGTTCGAGCATGGCGGGATAGATGATCAGTTCAGGCGCGTCCAGCCTGGAGCGGTCGACCGGTTCGGTCCGCAATACGGGACCTTCGATCGTGAGCCGGCGGTTCCGGCTGTGCCCGCTGCGGCCCATGATCCAGTAGAGCATCAGCCAGGTACCGTCATCGGCCGACCGTCCGATGATCAGGCCCCGTCCGGGATAGCTGTTAGCGGCGATATGTCGCGCGAAATTCCGTTCCGGGGCCTGCATGCGGTTCCTTTGGGTTTCCTGACGACGGTCTCTTCATTCGAAGAGATTCAACTGATCCAGGTTGTCGGCGTGGGTCTTTTCGAAGGCGCCCCGGTCTTCCGAGGCGTCCCGCTCCAGTAGAAAAAGGGCGTCCCGCACGTTTCCGGTCACCTCCGCTTCCGATCCTTCGGGGACGGGCTTCAGCAACAGGAGTTCCTCACGCTCTATATCGGGGTCGGACAACAGCGCATCGCTGTGCGTGCTGATCAGCACCTGTCTGCCTGTGTTCCGCTGCATGCGCTGGATCAGGGCGGCAAGGCGGTTGACGATGCCCGTGTGCAGACAGAGTTCGGGTTCTTCCAGCATCAGGAGCGAATCGCCTTCGAGAAGCGCCCACAACATGCCGATCAGACGCAACGTGCCGTCCGAGAACTGGTCCTCCCGCTGAATGCCGGCCCGGGGCCGCCAGTGGGCATACAGGGCCTGGAGATGGGGACGGCCCGTTTCCTGGTCACGTATGAATTCTAGCTGCTCCAGCTGCGGCACGGCCACCTTCAGCACCTGCTCTATCCGGGACAGCCGGGCCCTGCGCGTCCGCTCATGTTCCCGGGCTATCTTCTCCAGGAAATCCTGTCCATATGGATCGCCCTCGAGGGTCCGGCCGCGAATCAGGTCCGTATGGCGCAGAAGCGGCGGCACCAGATGATGGTAGGTGATGGCCTGAAAGAACCGGGCGATATCCCGGAACGCCCGGTTGGCGGCGATCTGCTCCAGGTAGGTCTGCGTCAGCCGCACGATGTCTTCCTGGTCGTCCTCGTTCGGCCTGTCGAGCAGGGCGACCCCGTCCCTGCTCACGCGTTCGTAGGTAATCAGCGTATGCCGGTTCCCCCGGGCCTGCTGCTTGAGCCCCAGTTCGTAGCGCCAGGTCTCGCGTCCGTTAACCGGGTCGGAGAATCGGACTTCGATGGCGATATCCGGATCCCTCCGCGCGGCGAGATTCCGGATCTTCGTCATGCCGCCCCGGTCCGCGCCGGCCCTCTGCAGCCCGCCGCCCTCGATCTTAGCGATATCCGGCAGAAACCGGAAGACGTCCATCAGGTTGGATTTGCCAGACGCGTTGGGGCCGACGATGAACTGCCTTTTCTGCAGGTCGACGTCAATCTGCGGGAAATTGCGCCAGTTTCTGACTTTCAGGTGACTCACATACATGGGTCGCTCCGGGCATACGCGACAGCTAGTCGAAGAATCCCTGGTCGTCTTCCTTCAGATAAGGAACGGTCTTGTCCGGCACCAGGTCGACGCCCAGGCCGGGACGGTCCCAGACCTCGATGAAGCCGTCTTTCACGACGGGGTCCGGCAGGCCCTCCACGATGTCGTACCACCAGGCCGGGTTCCCGACAGGATATTCGAAGGCGATGTAGTTGGGCGGCATGGCGGCCGAGGCGTGCACCAGCGCGGCCAGGCCGATCAGGCCGTCGATGACGCCGTGGGGCGCCATGAGCACGCCGTGGAGGTCGGCGTATTCGGCGATCCACTTGAGTTCCGCGATCCCGCCCACGTCGGCGGGATCGGGTCCCACCACGTCCACGGCCCGCTTCTCGATGAGGTCGACGAAATTCTCCCGAAGGTAGATCTGTTCCCCGGTGTGAATCGGCGTAGAAGTCCTCGAGTTCACCTCCCGGTAGAGGTCGGCCAGGACAAAGGGCGTATAGTCGCCGGTGATCATGTCTTCGAGCCACATGATGTGCAGGTGTTCCACGGCTTTCGCCAGGCGCAGGGCGTCCGGCACGAGCATGCCGGGGCCGCAGTCGAGGGCCAGGCCGACTTCATCTCCGAGGACCGCCTTCATGGCTTCGATGCAGGCCACCAGGTGCTTCAGGCCCTTCTCGGTGAGCGGACCGCGATTGGCGTGAAAGCCTTGGCGCTGCAGGTCGCCGTAGAAGAAGTCGGGGACCTGCGTAGGCATCTGGCTGTGGAAACTGATGCCCTGCTTGATGATGGTGAAACCCTCTGGCGCCGCCTTCATCCGGGCCATGTCCTCGGCGTAGTCTTCCACCGTGGCGCCCTTCATGGGAAACCGTACGGCGCCGTTGTAGACCCGGACCCGGTCCCGCATCTTTCCCCCGAGCAGCTTGTAGACCGGCAGGCCGGCCGCCTTGCCGGCGATATCCCACAGGGCCATTTCGATGGCGCTGACCGCGCTGCCCCAGGGCTTGAAACTGCCCAGCCGCCGTATGCTCGCGACGACGCGGTTCACGTCCGTCGGGTCCTGGCCGATGATATAATCCCGATAGAACAGGACGTGGGGTTTCATGTAGGGCTTGGAGTTCTCGATTTCGCCCAGACCGTGAATCCCTTCGTCCGTGGTGATCCGGACCACGGGATTCTGTCCGATCACGGCGCATTTCAGGTCGGTGATTTTCATGAAGCGTCTCCATTTAACTCCGCCAGCAGGCGCTCTACAACAAGCTTCGGTCCCTGGAATCCGCCCTGGCGTTTCATCTCGCAGACGCCCTCCGACAACAGGTTCCGGTGTTCCTCAATGGGGCCCGCACCGGGCGTCCAGGACGCGTAGGACGTGCAGTAACGCTGGAACATGGTGCGCCGCGGGGGATCGTGCCAGGGCCAGGGCAGGGCGCCGTGGCACAGCGCCTCGGTGAAAACGACGGCGTCGCCGGCGTTGACGGGCACGTTGACGACCGTCGGGGGACCGGATCGGATGTTGACGTGTCGGGGCCGTTCGAAATAGGTCTTGTGACTTCCCGGTATGCAGACGAAGCCGGCGCCGTCCGGAACGTCCACCAGGGAAATGGCCGCGTTGATGAAGGTGGCGAAAACCTCGCCGTCCGCGGCCTGGTAATCGTTGGCCGGGTTCCGCCATGCGCCGGAGGCGCCGTTGTGCAGCGTAATCTCGTCGCTGTCGGGAAGGTTCACCGTGAGGGCCGACAGCAGATGCTGAGGGCGCTCGCGGGTCAGGGCGAGCACGACGCGCATGATCGGCAGGTTGAGGATCAACCGGTCGAAAACCGGGTCGGCGTATTCGGCGTGGAGAATAGCCCGCGCGGCGGTCGGTTTTTCGACGGGATCGTCGTAGGAACAGAGCGGCGGCGGCAGCTCCTTCTCTTCCATCCCGTGCCACTCGTCGCACCGCGCGATCATGTGTTCAAGGTCCTCCTGCGAGACGACCTGGCGGAGGACCAGGTAACCGTGCAGATCGAAAAGCCATTTCTCCTGATCTGTGAGCATGCGATTCGCCCCAGTCAATTCACATACGCTTTATGGAATTCGATCCACCTCGGAAGGACCTCCTCGATGACATCCCTGGGCGGCAGAAACGCGATCCTCAGGTGACTGGTGCCCGGTTTCTGCCCGAATCCCGCGCCGTTGACCGTGACCAGCCCGGTCGCTTCCAGGAGTCCCATGCAGTAATCGAAGTCGTTCTTTCCGTCCGGCAGCCTGTCCAGACGGGGAAACAGGTACATCGCGCCCGTTCGTCCGAAACAGGATACGCCGTCCATGTGGTCGAATCCCGCCCGTATCATGACCGCCTTGTCGTGGAGGTCGTCGAGGATCTTTCTCCGCTCGATCGTGAAACGGCGGTAGGGCTCTGCGTTTTCGGGCGGGGGGCTGACGAGGAGATACATCATCAACTGCCCGACTGTGTTGGAACAGATATTCACCGAAGCCTGCTTGAGCACCAGGTCTGTAAAAGACAGTCCGGTGTTTCCGACACGCGGAGCGTTCCTGATCTCGAGATATCCGCCCCGGTGGCCGCACTCGCCGTAGAAACCCTTCGAGGTACTGTGCACGCTGAACAGCGGAACATCGCTTCGTCCCAGCACCCGGGCGAAGGATACGAAACCCGCGTCCGCTTCGTAGACGTTCTCCTGGTAGACCTCGTCGGCAATGATGGCCAGGCCGTTTTCCCCGGCGAAGGCAATGACCTCGCCGATTGTCTCCTCGTTCAGTACCGCGCCGGTCGGGTTGCCCGGACTGATGACCACGATGGCCTTGACGGCCACGCCGCGTTCCCGGGCGCCTTCCAGGGAAGATTCCAGCAGGGCCCTGTCCATGGCCCAACCCGATTCCTCGTGGAGGAAATAGTCTACCTGTACGCCGCCGCATCGCCTGATGGCCGCGGAGTACAGCGGATACTGGGGGATGGGGATCATGATGCCGTCGGATTCGTCATCGATCAGCAGATCGATGACGTACCGCACCGCCTCGCTGGCGCCGTTGGTGATAAAAACCTGCCCGGGGTCGGAACGGGGCACGCGGCCGCCGTCCGCTCCGTCCCGGCGGTCGATGTAATCGGCCACGGCTGCCCGGATGAACTGCGGCCCGCTGCTGTCCGAATAGGCGCCCATGCCGGTTTCCATCCGCGCCAGATAGCGTTCGCTGAGGTCGAGCACGTAGTCGGAGTGGAAGTCGTCCCTTTCCAGGCCGTCCAGGCTGCCATCGTCGAACAGCGTTTTGAGGCGACGCTCGCGTTCGATCCGAACCGGGTGTTCGACCAGGCTCAGCACCTCCCGGTAGAATGAGATGGGCTGTTGGCCGAGCGCCTGGGGATTACCGAGATTGCACGGGATGATCCGTCTGCCCTGCTGCTTCAATTCGGCTGCCCGCTGGGGTATCGGTCCCCGCACGGCATACTCCATCTCGAGTATCCGTCGGTTGACCTTCATGTCCCAGGGCGCGTCAACTTTCATGGTTCCCGTTTCCGGTGAGCAGCGGGGGCAGGCGCCGCATTCCAGCGTATTGCATCGTTACCTGCGTTACCGAATCCATCTATTGAATACAAAAGTGCCGTATTAGAATCATTTAGATTATAGATTCCCTTCACGTGTTTGTCGATGTATAAATGACCGGCCCCGCGATCGTATCCGGCGAATATTTGCTTGACCCCCGTTCCGGCGCGGGGTAACTTCGCCCTATACCGATCTGGAAACCTGATGGTCGTACAACCAACTTGCCATCTTTGCCTGCCGGCAGCATACCGCAATGCCAGACCATGTTTCGTGACGGCGGCCGTGTCGCCGCATGCGCTTTGCTTGGCGCGTGGCGGTCGAACGGTCCGTACGGTGTAAGCGGAACGAACGCCGGAGTAACCGGGGAGGAATCATGATACGAAGGTCAATAGATCGCATGGCCGCAGCCACCGTGTTTGCAGCCGGATTCCTGATTATGGCGTCCGCGTGCGCGGACATGGAGGTGGCTGAGCAGGCATCCGACGCCGTGACGGCGCCGGTATTCGAGGTGGATCCCCTGTGGCCCAAGCCGCTGCCCAACCACTGGATCCTGGGCTCGGCCATCGGCGTAACGGTCGACGCCAGCGACAACATCTGGATCATACACCGCGGCAACGGCAATCCGAGTACCGAATTGGGCGCCGCGCAGGACCCGCCAGTGGCCGAGTGCTGCGTTCCCGCCCCGCCCGTGCTCCAGTTCGACCCGGAAGGCAACCTGCTGAACCACTGGGGTGGTCCGGGTGAAGGATACGACTGGCCCGCGTCGAATCACGGCATCACGGTCGATCCCATGGGCAATCTCTGGATCGGCGGCAACGGGGGCGATGACGCCCACATCCTGGTTTTCGCCCAGGACGGCACCTTTCTGAAGCAATTCGGCAAACCGGGCGCGCGGAAGGCTGACTCCTTCGACGAAGCCGATCCGCAGTGGACCGGCAACAGCATGGATATGGAGAGTTTCGGCCGGGTGGCCAAGATCTCCTTCGACGCTGGCGCGAACGAGGCCTATGTCGCGGACGGCTACCTCAACAAGCGTGTCGCCGTGCTCGACATCGAGACCGGGGCCTTCAAGCGGTACTGGGGCGCCTATGGCAACGAGCCGGACGATGCGAACCTCGGCCGGTATGATCCCGAGGCGCCGCCGGCCCAGCAGTTCCGCAATCCCGTTCACGCCGCCGACCCGTCCAACGACGGCCTCGTGTACGTCTGCGACCGTCCGAACAACCGCATCCAGGTCTTCCGGACGGACGGTACCTTCGTGATGGAGAAAGTCCTCTCAGGGAACACGCTCGGCGCGGGTTCCACCTGGGACGTGGCCTTTTCCAAGGATCCGGAACAGAAATACGTCTACGTTGCCGAC contains:
- a CDS encoding inosine monophosphate cyclohydrolase produces the protein MQAPERNFARHIAANSYPGRGLIIGRSADDGTWLMLYWIMGRSGHSRNRRLTIEGPVLRTEPVDRSRLDAPELIIYPAMLELSGIYIIANGDQSQTIYDALRNGGTFDDALATREREPDAPNYTPRISGMLDLSGPPTVTLNILKANPVDPARTDRATYRPSPPPPGLGLCLTTYAGDGNPLPGFSGDPLAMPLAGGAEEVMRTYWNALDRENRIAIAVKRVAPDGSSELTAINRY
- a CDS encoding AAA family ATPase, whose translation is MYVSHLKVRNWRNFPQIDVDLQKRQFIVGPNASGKSNLMDVFRFLPDIAKIEGGGLQRAGADRGGMTKIRNLAARRDPDIAIEVRFSDPVNGRETWRYELGLKQQARGNRHTLITYERVSRDGVALLDRPNEDDQEDIVRLTQTYLEQIAANRAFRDIARFFQAITYHHLVPPLLRHTDLIRGRTLEGDPYGQDFLEKIAREHERTRRARLSRIEQVLKVAVPQLEQLEFIRDQETGRPHLQALYAHWRPRAGIQREDQFSDGTLRLIGMLWALLEGDSLLMLEEPELCLHTGIVNRLAALIQRMQRNTGRQVLISTHSDALLSDPDIEREELLLLKPVPEGSEAEVTGNVRDALFLLERDASEDRGAFEKTHADNLDQLNLFE
- a CDS encoding mandelate racemase/muconate lactonizing enzyme family protein — translated: MKITDLKCAVIGQNPVVRITTDEGIHGLGEIENSKPYMKPHVLFYRDYIIGQDPTDVNRVVASIRRLGSFKPWGSAVSAIEMALWDIAGKAAGLPVYKLLGGKMRDRVRVYNGAVRFPMKGATVEDYAEDMARMKAAPEGFTIIKQGISFHSQMPTQVPDFFYGDLQRQGFHANRGPLTEKGLKHLVACIEAMKAVLGDEVGLALDCGPGMLVPDALRLAKAVEHLHIMWLEDMITGDYTPFVLADLYREVNSRTSTPIHTGEQIYLRENFVDLIEKRAVDVVGPDPADVGGIAELKWIAEYADLHGVLMAPHGVIDGLIGLAALVHASAAMPPNYIAFEYPVGNPAWWYDIVEGLPDPVVKDGFIEVWDRPGLGVDLVPDKTVPYLKEDDQGFFD
- a CDS encoding phytanoyl-CoA dioxygenase family protein, with product MLTDQEKWLFDLHGYLVLRQVVSQEDLEHMIARCDEWHGMEEKELPPPLCSYDDPVEKPTAARAILHAEYADPVFDRLILNLPIMRVVLALTRERPQHLLSALTVNLPDSDEITLHNGASGAWRNPANDYQAADGEVFATFINAAISLVDVPDGAGFVCIPGSHKTYFERPRHVNIRSGPPTVVNVPVNAGDAVVFTEALCHGALPWPWHDPPRRTMFQRYCTSYASWTPGAGPIEEHRNLLSEGVCEMKRQGGFQGPKLVVERLLAELNGDAS
- a CDS encoding aminotransferase class I/II-fold pyridoxal phosphate-dependent enzyme encodes the protein MKVDAPWDMKVNRRILEMEYAVRGPIPQRAAELKQQGRRIIPCNLGNPQALGQQPISFYREVLSLVEHPVRIERERRLKTLFDDGSLDGLERDDFHSDYVLDLSERYLARMETGMGAYSDSSGPQFIRAAVADYIDRRDGADGGRVPRSDPGQVFITNGASEAVRYVIDLLIDDESDGIMIPIPQYPLYSAAIRRCGGVQVDYFLHEESGWAMDRALLESSLEGARERGVAVKAIVVISPGNPTGAVLNEETIGEVIAFAGENGLAIIADEVYQENVYEADAGFVSFARVLGRSDVPLFSVHSTSKGFYGECGHRGGYLEIRNAPRVGNTGLSFTDLVLKQASVNICSNTVGQLMMYLLVSPPPENAEPYRRFTIERRKILDDLHDKAVMIRAGFDHMDGVSCFGRTGAMYLFPRLDRLPDGKNDFDYCMGLLEATGLVTVNGAGFGQKPGTSHLRIAFLPPRDVIEEVLPRWIEFHKAYVN